Proteins from a genomic interval of Oxyura jamaicensis isolate SHBP4307 breed ruddy duck chromosome 10, BPBGC_Ojam_1.0, whole genome shotgun sequence:
- the MCEE gene encoding methylmalonyl-CoA epimerase, mitochondrial isoform X1, giving the protein MCDFGQHMKVFQTGHTWTGLLTRLQTSALLIRTLASSHSFSQNIPSSLWKLGRLNHVAIAVPDLEKAQSLYKDVLGAQVSETVALPEHGVYTVFVELGNTKLELLHPLGEKSPITSFLQKNKTGGMHHICIEVDDIKAAMAELKKKKIRILSEEPKIGAHGKPVIFLHPKDCHGVLVELEQA; this is encoded by the exons ATGTGTGACTTTGGGCAGCATATGAAAGTTTTTCAAACAGGACATACTTGGACAG ggcttcTTACCAGATTGCAGACTTCAGCTCTTCTGATACGGACTTTAGCATCATCGCATTCTTTTTCTCAAAACATTCCAAGCTCTTTGTGGAAACTGGGCCGACTTAATCACGTAGCAATTGCAGTGCCTGATTTGGAGAAAGCTCAGTCCTTGTACAAAGATGTGTTAGGAGCACAGGTGAGCGAGACTGTTGCTCTGCCTGAACATGGTGTCTACACTGTTTTTGTGGAGCTGGGAAATACAAAGCTGGAACTTCTACACCCTTTAGGAGAGAAAAGTCCCATTACAAGTTTTCTGCAAAAGAACAAGACTGGAGGAATGCATCATATCTGCATTGAG gTTGATGACATAAAAGCAGCTATggcagaactgaagaaaaaaaagattcgAATACTGAGTGAAGAGCCAAAAATAGGTGCACATGGCAAACCCGTGATTTTTCTTCACCCTAAAGATTGCCATGGAGTCCTTGTGGAACTTGAACAAGCCTGA
- the MPHOSPH10 gene encoding U3 small nucleolar ribonucleoprotein protein MPP10 produces the protein MAARSGLEAALRVGGAAAARPEQFLSVQDGLAAEFRALTKTLYDLNKALGSNVVRGSPLKELVIENFDEEQIWQQLELQNNAILDFFKKSIARDANDKDLCLVSDQEDDGSDAEASSDNELEDVMEAETEQENVSTKQETKTKEKQNKPKETVKQKYSDEDSDVDFDIDALEEQTKIAKETTLKRKGRKSVVDDKFFKLAEMEAFLEHAERENREREEEEEEDDINYFEDIISDNEEEESQETKVKSIKSSRDLTYKDFFDPVDDNDDLVANGVEDDQEEEADSAIEKENEESMSEVEDIEEMMENVRGKKASPKVTFRLPEDSETEDGIDMQFEKGIDPGEIKSSFEKRQERMSEKIKSLEEKLLEEKPWQLKGEVTGQKRPENSLLEETILFDHAVRMAPVITEETTFQLEDIIKQRILDEAWDDVEPKEKPKEDAFEYKKRITLDHEKSKLSLAEIYEQEYLKLHQQKTEEEENPEHKEIQEMMDSLFLQLDALCNFHFTPKPPVPEVKIVSNLPAITMEEVAPVAVSDAALLAPEEIKEKNKAGDVKTDAEKTSTDKKRERRKKKLRKRIKIREKERRQKLLEKTKPEEGIKLSKKAAAAKLKKLTKEGKATLLKDEGKDKALKSSQAFFSQLQDQVKMQVKDANKLKKKQKKQKEVSVHKLKL, from the exons ATGGCGGCGCGCAGCGGGCTGGAGGCCGCGCTGAGGGtggggggcgccgccgccgcgcggCCCGAGCAGTTCCTGAG TGTACAAGATGGGCTGGCTGCTGAGTTCAGAGCGTTAACAAAGACTCTATACGATTTAAATAAAGCTCTGGGAAGCAATGTAGTTCGTGGGAGTCCTCTAAAAGAGCTGGTGATAGAAAATTTTGATGAAGAACAGATTTGGCAACAACTAGAGCTCCAGAATAATGCAATTCTTGATTTCTTCAAGAAATCCATTGCAAGGGATGCCAATGATAAAGATCTTTGCCTTGTCTCAGACCAGGAAGATGATGGCTCTGATGCAGAGGCTAGCAGTGATAATGAATTGGAAGACGTAATGGAAGCAGAAACTGAACAGGAGAATGTTTCTACAAAACAAGAAACTAAaactaaagaaaagcaaaataaacccaaagaaactgtaaagcagaaatacagtgaTGAGGATTCTGATGTTGACTTTGATATCGATGCACTAGAAGAACAAACTAAAATAGCAAAGGAAAcaacattgaaaagaaaaggaagaaaatctgtagTGGATGACAAGTTTTTCAAGCTGGCTGAGATGGAAGCTTTTCTAGAACACgcagagagggaaaacagggagagggaggaggaggaggaggaagatgataTCAACTACTTTGAAGACATCATCTCGGACAATGAGGAGGAGGAATCTCAAGAAACTAAAGTCAAA TCAATTAAAAGTTCTAGAGACCTGACGTACAAAGACTTCTTTGATCCTGTTGATGACAATGATGACTTAGTAGCTAATGGTGTTGAAGATGAtcaggaagaggaagcagaCAGTGCTATTGAAAAGGAGAATGAAGAAAGCATGTCTGA ggTGGAGGATATTGAGGAAATGATGGAGAATGTGAGAGGTAAAAAGGCCTCTCCAAAAGTTACTTTTAGATTGCCAGAGGACAGTGAAACTGAAGATGGTATTGACATGCAATTCGAGAAGGGCATTGATCCTGGTGAAATAAAGTCATCTTTTGAAAAGAGACAAGAAAGG atgagtgaaaaaataaaaagtttagaAGAAAAGTTGTTAGAAGAGAAACCTTGGCAGCTTAAAGGAGAAGTGACTGGACAAAAGCGACCGGAAAATAGCCTTTTGGAGGAAACAATACTCTTTGATCATGCAGTCCGAATGG CTCCTGTGATCACAGAAGAAACTACTTTTCAGCTTGAAGATATCATTAAACAGAGAATATTGGATGAG GCATGGGACGATGTAGAACCgaaagaaaaaccaaaagaGGATGCCTTCGAATACAAGAAGCGTATCACTTTGGACCATGAAAAAAGTAAACTGAGTCTTGCTGAGATCTATGAGCAAGAATACTTGAAACTTCACCAG CAAAaaactgaagaggaagaaaatcctgAACACAAAGAAATCCAGGAAATGATGGATTCACTTTTCCTGCAACTGGATGCACTTTGTAATTTCCACTTTACGCCCAAACCA cCTGTGCCAGAAGTGAAAATAGTTTCAAACCTGCCAGCTATCACTATGGAAGAAGTAGCACCTGTTGCTGTTAGTGATGCTGCTCTCCTAGCACCAGAGGAGATCAAG gaaaagaacaaagctggtgatgtaaaaacagatgcagaaaagaCTTCCACAGACAAAAAAcgagagagaagaaagaaaaagcttcgTAAACGTATAAAGATACGGGAAAAAGAGAGACGTCAAAAGCTTCTTGAAAAGACGAAACCGGAGGAAGGCATAAAACTCAGcaaaaaagctgctgcagcaaaattGAAAAAGCTTACAAAAGAAGGCAAAGCAACTCTGCTCAAG GATGAAGGAAAAGACAAGGCCTTGAAATCATCCCAAGCCTTCTTTTCTCAGTTACAAGACCAAGTGAAAATGCAAGTCAAAGATGCaaacaaattaaagaagaaacagaagaagcagaaagaagtcTCTGTCCATAAACTTAAATTGTAA
- the MCEE gene encoding methylmalonyl-CoA epimerase, mitochondrial isoform X2 yields the protein MAVICPATEWLLTRLQTSALLIRTLASSHSFSQNIPSSLWKLGRLNHVAIAVPDLEKAQSLYKDVLGAQVSETVALPEHGVYTVFVELGNTKLELLHPLGEKSPITSFLQKNKTGGMHHICIEVDDIKAAMAELKKKKIRILSEEPKIGAHGKPVIFLHPKDCHGVLVELEQA from the exons ATGGCTGTAATCTGCCCTGCAACAGAAT ggcttcTTACCAGATTGCAGACTTCAGCTCTTCTGATACGGACTTTAGCATCATCGCATTCTTTTTCTCAAAACATTCCAAGCTCTTTGTGGAAACTGGGCCGACTTAATCACGTAGCAATTGCAGTGCCTGATTTGGAGAAAGCTCAGTCCTTGTACAAAGATGTGTTAGGAGCACAGGTGAGCGAGACTGTTGCTCTGCCTGAACATGGTGTCTACACTGTTTTTGTGGAGCTGGGAAATACAAAGCTGGAACTTCTACACCCTTTAGGAGAGAAAAGTCCCATTACAAGTTTTCTGCAAAAGAACAAGACTGGAGGAATGCATCATATCTGCATTGAG gTTGATGACATAAAAGCAGCTATggcagaactgaagaaaaaaaagattcgAATACTGAGTGAAGAGCCAAAAATAGGTGCACATGGCAAACCCGTGATTTTTCTTCACCCTAAAGATTGCCATGGAGTCCTTGTGGAACTTGAACAAGCCTGA